The following DNA comes from Candidatus Methylacidiphilum fumarolicum.
TTTTGCGAAGTTCGATAAGACAAACAAAAGCAAAATGAAAAGAAAAGTACGGATAACCATTAGATGTACCCGAATGCATTCATTGAAGAAAAAAGTACTTTTGGTGTACAAATAAAGCAAAGGGAATGCCAGTTTTTATAGTTTTATTTATTTTTAATAAAGGAATTAATCTATGCCCTTTTTATCTATTTTTTGCGGCTTGATTAAAGAACAGTTAAAAGGGAAGTTTTAGTTTTTGTTTATTCGTGCATTAATCGCTGCAAGTGGAGATCACAAAGAAGATGGAAAAGACGACTCAATAGGAGCATGAGTGGTTCAGTTGAAGAAATCTTTAAAAGATGGTCTTGTGGAAGTTCCATAGGTTCTTCATAAAGACTATCTATAAGAGGGAGATCTTCTAGACGTGCATCGGAAATGGAACGATAGACTGATCGTTCTACAAGCCTTTTTTTCCTTGTAGGCAAATCCGCTTGCACTTCGATAAATAAAACGCTGTAACCTTTTGAATGCACTGCTTCTAGAAGCAATGCCCTTTGTTCCTTTCGTCCAAAGGTAGCATCAAGTACAACTCCTTTGTTTGTACTTAGTTCAGTAAGTCCGTTATGAATCAATCGTTCGTAAGTTTTAGAGGTTATTTCTTCTGAGTATAATTTTTCTCGAATCGATTCTTCTGGTCTTGTATAAATGTCTAGGCCTAGCATCTCTTTACGGATTCTGTCAGAAGAAAAGACTTTCCAGTCAAGCTCCTCTGCAAGGCTTTGAGCCAAATAGCTTTTCCCTGTCGCTATTTTTCCCATAACCACCAAAAGAATAGGCTTAGACCCGATCGCAGCATACTGTAAAGAAAGGCGGAAATATTTTTTAGCCTTTTCAATATGCTCTTTTTTCTTCACCGGATCAACGAGAGGGTCTTGAGCAGTCATTCCTTCGACTTTTCCTCGGACGTAAGCTCGGTAAGATTTGTAAAAATCGAGTAGTTTTTTTAGGCCTAAATCCTTTAATTCTTGTCCCATACGGTCAGAAAAGAAGCAAGATAGATCTTGACGGCCATTATAATCAAGATCCATAGCTAAGAAGGCAATGTCAGAAGCAACGTCTATGAATCGGAATCTTTCATTGAACTCAATCCGATCGAAAATGCAGATATTTTTAGGCTGCAAATGAATATGTTCAAGGTGTAGGTCTCCATGACAATTTTTGATCCAACCTTGCTGTACTCGCTCTTCAAAAAGATCAGGATACAGTTCGTAAAAACGATTTGTAAAATAGCGGATCGACTCAAAGGCGGTTTGGCTGACAGTTATATTGATGACGGATTGGGTTTGCTCAAAGTTTTCATCGGTATTTTTTTTAATTTTTTCGATTGTACCCCATGAAGCAATATCTGCTCCGCCTTCGGTTTCTTTATAGAACTGGCAAAGCTTAGAGACAATCCTCTCCATATCCGCAAGTTGCACGCAATTCCTAAGGAGTAACCTTTTGAAAAAATAACGATGCGGAAGCATACGCATTTGTACAGCATACTCGATGGCACTGCCTGAGCCATCGAAAGTCAAGAAACCTGATGGATTTTTGAAAATTGGAATTACTCCTAAGTAAGCATCAGGGCAAAGGAGCCGGTTTAATTGAATTTCTTGTTGGCAAAAAAAACGTCTTTTTTCGAGAGTAGAAAAATCAAGAAATCCAAAATTCACTGGTTTTTTTATTTTGTAAACAAATGGAGGAACGATAAAAACATAGGATGCATGGGTTTGAACAAAGCGAATATGTTTAGGCTTATGGGGATAGGAATGTTTGGTTAATAGAAACTTTAATAGTTCTTCTTGAGATGGAAGATCGTCCCTTGTTTTTTTGTCGTTATTCATATGTGTTTTTTTTTACATTTCAGGATATATATCTTTTTGATTCATCGGTAGTTGTTGGGATGATTTTTTTCTTAAGAACACTTCCTAAAGAGGATATAAAAGGAAAGCGAAAAAGGAAAGGCAAAAGACTGC
Coding sequences within:
- a CDS encoding bifunctional aminoglycoside phosphotransferase/ATP-binding protein yields the protein MNNDKKTRDDLPSQEELLKFLLTKHSYPHKPKHIRFVQTHASYVFIVPPFVYKIKKPVNFGFLDFSTLEKRRFFCQQEIQLNRLLCPDAYLGVIPIFKNPSGFLTFDGSGSAIEYAVQMRMLPHRYFFKRLLLRNCVQLADMERIVSKLCQFYKETEGGADIASWGTIEKIKKNTDENFEQTQSVINITVSQTAFESIRYFTNRFYELYPDLFEERVQQGWIKNCHGDLHLEHIHLQPKNICIFDRIEFNERFRFIDVASDIAFLAMDLDYNGRQDLSCFFSDRMGQELKDLGLKKLLDFYKSYRAYVRGKVEGMTAQDPLVDPVKKKEHIEKAKKYFRLSLQYAAIGSKPILLVVMGKIATGKSYLAQSLAEELDWKVFSSDRIRKEMLGLDIYTRPEESIREKLYSEEITSKTYERLIHNGLTELSTNKGVVLDATFGRKEQRALLLEAVHSKGYSVLFIEVQADLPTRKKRLVERSVYRSISDARLEDLPLIDSLYEEPMELPQDHLLKISSTEPLMLLLSRLFHLLCDLHLQRLMHE